A genome region from Pseudomonadota bacterium includes the following:
- a CDS encoding TetR/AcrR family transcriptional regulator has protein sequence MGDATETQRKLIEVAIELFATNGFKGTSIRDIARAAGMTISSIYYYFESKYGLLLAILKHLSEGLENELNRISQAELGPLERFKLLVSTHLNQIAAQKDSAKLFFLDEEELSPAANEINKQFQIKILQIYKSALRDLAEAGYIDTPKNLTVSAFNVLGVIQWHLRWYRPEGPLPFEAIKDEAVRFMLFGLLANPSPADL, from the coding sequence ATGGGCGATGCGACTGAAACGCAGAGAAAACTGATCGAAGTAGCAATCGAACTATTTGCAACAAATGGCTTCAAGGGCACATCGATTCGAGATATTGCCCGGGCCGCTGGAATGACTATCTCTAGCATTTACTATTACTTCGAGAGCAAGTATGGTCTTCTGCTTGCCATCCTCAAGCACCTGTCAGAAGGATTGGAGAACGAACTCAATCGAATCTCACAGGCGGAACTTGGGCCTTTGGAGCGGTTCAAGCTTCTCGTGAGCACACATCTTAATCAGATTGCGGCGCAAAAGGACAGCGCCAAGCTGTTCTTCTTGGATGAGGAAGAGCTTTCCCCGGCTGCTAACGAAATCAACAAGCAATTTCAGATTAAAATCCTACAAATATACAAGAGCGCGTTGCGTGATTTGGCTGAAGCGGGCTATATTGATACCCCCAAGAATCTTACAGTAAGTGCTTTCAATGTGTTGGGTGTAATACAGTGGCATCTTCGCTGGTACCGCCCAGAAGGTCCTCTCCCTTTTGAAGCAATTAAAGACGAGGCCGTCCGTTTCATGCTTTTTGGGCTTCTGGCCAATCCTTCGCCTGCTGACCTTTAA
- a CDS encoding MBL fold metallo-hydrolase codes for MKQLKTRPSVSCFLGFWPILRLLTFNGMVLSKPMCLKGFHVFRIPIPFATGSINVYFIEAPCPTLIDVPPNGIFYQSHLEDALANVGYRIQDIRRIIITHPHFDHFGLAMWITERSNADIWIHKDATNYLETYPRELALDFRYYRRFLRLSTAPGKYNAYLRAFYETAKMLGCQVNPSRCLEDGDEVELSSLKFRIMSVPGHTPYCILVYHPENQFAFTGDFLINEITSNAVLQRPRRGAKRFKSLVQYVSSLEKVREMDLEFALTGHGEMIDNPTTRINQILAFINNRQDEIVTLLRSGPHSVFDLMEELIPCLPPEEVFLGLSEVMGHLELLEYKGRVARTSVSKQLSFFLL; via the coding sequence TTGAAGCAATTAAAGACGAGGCCGTCCGTTTCATGCTTTTTGGGCTTCTGGCCAATCCTTCGCCTGCTGACCTTTAACGGTATGGTGTTGTCAAAACCCATGTGCCTAAAAGGTTTTCACGTTTTCCGCATTCCCATACCCTTTGCGACAGGCAGCATTAACGTCTATTTCATAGAAGCTCCGTGTCCGACTCTTATTGACGTACCGCCTAATGGCATCTTCTACCAGAGTCACCTTGAGGACGCCCTTGCAAATGTCGGGTATCGAATTCAAGACATAAGAAGAATTATAATCACCCACCCTCATTTCGATCATTTCGGGCTTGCTATGTGGATCACAGAACGAAGCAACGCCGATATCTGGATACATAAGGATGCCACAAACTATCTTGAGACCTATCCAAGGGAATTGGCTTTGGATTTTCGCTACTACAGGCGTTTTCTTAGGCTGTCAACAGCACCAGGAAAGTACAATGCCTATCTGAGGGCGTTCTACGAAACAGCTAAAATGCTTGGCTGCCAAGTGAATCCCTCAAGATGTCTTGAGGATGGTGATGAGGTAGAATTGTCTTCACTGAAGTTCAGAATAATGAGTGTGCCGGGGCATACCCCCTATTGCATTCTGGTTTATCACCCCGAAAACCAGTTTGCATTTACAGGCGACTTTCTTATTAACGAAATCACTTCAAACGCGGTTCTCCAAAGACCAAGGAGGGGCGCCAAGAGATTCAAAAGCCTCGTGCAGTATGTCTCTTCTCTTGAGAAAGTTCGCGAAATGGACTTAGAGTTCGCCTTAACCGGGCATGGCGAGATGATTGATAACCCTACGACACGCATAAACCAAATTCTTGCCTTCATTAACAACAGGCAGGACGAAATCGTCACGCTTCTTCGGTCCGGCCCTCACTCTGTTTTTGATCTAATGGAAGAGCTGATTCCCTGCCTTCCCCCCGAAGAAGTCTTCCTTGGCTTATCCGAAGTAATGGGTCATCTAGAACTTCTTGAATACAAGGGCCGGGTGGCAAGAACCAGTGTCAGCAAGCAACTATCCTTCTTCCTGCTATAA
- a CDS encoding cytidylate kinase-like family protein gives MATLTISRQHGSNGKEIGKEIAREIGYVYVDREQILKDIRTKGQDWEKWEKEFEEHHPTIWEKYDWSFRGFVALQQSLILDYALKDKALIMGRGGNFLLKDIPCVLKVRIEAPLDARIDHVQNRENVDRATASLMIKKMDKESKGFIGTVYGADWNVHTYYDIIFNTAIQSTDIVMASLKAAIPEKDRFNTEEVRKMLRMKAASAAVKAGILTNSRFFIPTLDIRPSGDTIVLRGVVHNPKEFKSVEDEARRLAGSVPVKCELNYR, from the coding sequence ATGGCAACCCTAACCATATCAAGGCAGCACGGGAGTAACGGAAAAGAGATAGGAAAGGAAATAGCACGTGAAATCGGCTATGTATACGTCGACAGGGAACAGATTCTTAAGGATATCAGGACCAAAGGGCAGGACTGGGAAAAGTGGGAAAAGGAGTTTGAAGAACATCACCCGACCATATGGGAGAAATATGACTGGTCTTTCAGGGGATTTGTGGCGCTGCAACAGAGCCTTATATTGGACTATGCGCTGAAGGATAAGGCTTTAATCATGGGTAGGGGCGGAAACTTTCTCTTAAAAGATATCCCCTGTGTACTGAAGGTTCGTATAGAGGCGCCTCTCGATGCACGCATTGATCATGTTCAGAACAGGGAAAATGTAGACAGGGCTACTGCCTCATTGATGATAAAAAAAATGGATAAAGAGAGTAAGGGTTTTATCGGGACTGTCTATGGCGCAGATTGGAACGTTCACACCTATTATGACATCATCTTTAATACGGCAATTCAGTCGACAGACATAGTCATGGCGTCTTTGAAGGCTGCCATTCCGGAAAAAGACCGGTTCAATACAGAAGAAGTGAGAAAAATGCTCAGGATGAAGGCTGCTTCAGCGGCTGTAAAAGCCGGGATATTGACCAATTCAAGGTTTTTTATCCCCACCCTCGATATTCGGCCAAGCGGTGACACGATTGTTCTTCGCGGGGTAGTTCATAATCCGAAAGAGTTTAAGAGCGTTGAGGATGAGGCGAGGCGTCTTGCCGGTAGTGTGCCGGTAAAGTGCGAGCTAAATTACCGTTGA
- a CDS encoding TerC family protein yields the protein MNFGSFGSFSFTWEFVSSFLMIVLIDLVLAGDNAVVIAMAVRNLAPKQRKIGIMLGAGGAIVLRVLLTIVVAQLLNINGLKLCGGVLIIWIALKLFIEGAPEEGARKEPKTIWQAMITIVIADIVMSLDNMLGVAGASHGNNLLIIFGLVLSIPFVVFTSNLLSMLMDKYPIIVYLGAMVLGKVSGDMIITDPYVQSFLHTGKVTQYIVEAVGAIAVVVVGKLWMKWKVSKESKEGNKTYTN from the coding sequence ATGAATTTTGGTAGTTTCGGGTCATTTAGTTTCACATGGGAGTTTGTAAGCTCTTTTTTAATGATAGTGCTGATCGATTTGGTACTTGCAGGCGATAATGCAGTTGTTATTGCAATGGCTGTCCGGAACCTTGCACCCAAACAGAGGAAGATAGGCATCATGTTGGGTGCAGGCGGAGCAATTGTATTAAGGGTTTTGCTCACAATCGTTGTCGCCCAGCTTCTCAACATAAATGGACTGAAGCTCTGTGGCGGTGTCCTTATTATATGGATAGCACTGAAACTTTTTATAGAGGGAGCGCCGGAAGAGGGGGCTCGTAAAGAGCCAAAGACCATATGGCAGGCCATGATAACCATAGTGATCGCCGATATTGTCATGAGTCTCGACAACATGCTCGGCGTAGCAGGCGCGTCACACGGCAATAATCTTCTGATCATCTTCGGATTGGTGTTGAGTATCCCCTTTGTGGTATTTACCAGCAACCTCCTTTCCATGTTGATGGATAAATATCCCATTATCGTGTATCTTGGGGCCATGGTGCTTGGAAAGGTTTCGGGAGATATGATAATCACTGACCCCTATGTGCAGTCATTCCTCCACACAGGCAAGGTCACCCAGTATATCGTAGAGGCTGTGGGCGCCATTGCTGTGGTTGTTGTAGGAAAGCTCTGGATGAAATGGAAGGTAAGCAAGGAAAGCAAAGAAGGAAATAAAACTTACACTAACTGA
- a CDS encoding acyl-CoA dehydrogenase family protein — MIFFTEAQRNFRNRVRDFARSELSEGAQERAKLDHTTPEVLKKLSRAGLFGMATPDEYGGRPVDCVSIGIAFQEVCAVDHSPFSLMLSHVVIPMMMEWATEEVRSEWLSSLARGNKLACFGNTEPDCGSDASAIKTRALKDGDFYVINGEKTSVSGGMQADCIVMTAKTDPKAGAKGVTCFFVPFSLQGISRSRFNDMGAIPSGRASITFSDVRIPVAARIGEEGEGFTKVINGFDFARVLVILAGVGMAEQVLGDAVEYAKTHEVLGGPMSRFEGVSFQIAEASTLIEATRLLCYQALKLRDEGLAHTKEVAMAKWYGGTYISRTIHEMLLIYGWRGYSEKLPIEQRLRDAIGLKIGDGTAEIMKLIIARELLGNKFRPVV, encoded by the coding sequence ATGATTTTTTTCACTGAAGCCCAGAGGAACTTTCGAAATCGTGTTCGCGATTTTGCTCGCTCAGAATTGTCAGAGGGTGCCCAGGAACGCGCGAAGCTGGACCACACAACTCCGGAAGTACTGAAAAAACTTTCAAGGGCGGGCCTTTTTGGTATGGCAACACCCGATGAGTATGGGGGAAGACCCGTGGATTGCGTGTCCATAGGGATAGCATTCCAGGAGGTCTGCGCAGTTGACCACTCCCCATTTTCCTTGATGCTAAGCCATGTGGTGATCCCCATGATGATGGAATGGGCAACCGAGGAAGTGAGAAGTGAGTGGCTCTCGTCGCTGGCAAGAGGGAATAAACTGGCATGTTTTGGCAATACCGAGCCGGATTGTGGTTCGGACGCCAGTGCTATCAAGACGAGGGCGCTGAAGGACGGGGATTTCTACGTGATTAATGGGGAGAAGACCTCGGTTAGTGGAGGAATGCAAGCCGACTGCATTGTCATGACGGCAAAAACTGATCCGAAAGCAGGAGCAAAGGGGGTGACCTGCTTTTTTGTACCTTTCTCTCTGCAGGGAATAAGTAGGTCAAGATTCAACGACATGGGTGCTATTCCCTCTGGCAGAGCATCGATTACGTTCAGCGATGTACGGATCCCGGTGGCTGCACGGATAGGAGAAGAAGGCGAGGGTTTCACAAAGGTCATAAATGGTTTTGACTTTGCACGGGTGCTGGTGATCCTGGCTGGGGTTGGCATGGCGGAGCAGGTTCTTGGCGACGCGGTTGAGTACGCAAAAACCCACGAGGTACTTGGCGGGCCCATGAGCAGATTCGAGGGGGTCTCATTCCAGATTGCTGAGGCCTCGACTCTGATCGAGGCAACCAGGTTGCTTTGCTATCAGGCTTTGAAACTCAGGGACGAGGGTCTCGCCCACACCAAAGAGGTGGCCATGGCGAAGTGGTACGGGGGCACGTATATTTCCCGCACTATTCATGAGATGCTACTAATCTACGGGTGGAGAGGTTACAGCGAGAAGCTGCCCATAGAGCAGCGTTTGCGGGATGCCATCGGCCTGAAAATAGGTGACGGCACGGCAGAAATCATGAAGCTCATAATTGCCCGGGAATTGCTTGGAAACAAGTTCAGACCAGTGGTATGA
- a CDS encoding acyl-CoA dehydrogenase family protein, producing the protein MEFTFSDEEKDLRRAVSDFVQKEITEKDLNRPECIPKDVMEKMGDLGLFALRIPETFGGKPGSWVDIGILVEEIARGNASLAFLTMLFYEVSLLLAGCGTPQIAEEWMPRLAKGAKLGSIALTELESGSDTSIITTLAIRDGNYYVINGEKCPVSFGMQADFTILFAKTLGETGAGGITAFLVPLELPGIKRTPFPNTGLLSSTPASLVFDNVRIPAYYRIGREGEGLEINQKHGLFSDLNQILAALVSVGVCQTALRLAVLYARERVAFGRPIAQFQAISGKIAEDSTLLEAGRWLCYRGLYLKDRGLPNTKEAAMSGWWCPKVAFEIVEDSLLIHGHSGYSDDHPFQQMLRDVLAFQMIAGRGQVLKLSIARDVIGEVAVPGELAGVI; encoded by the coding sequence ATGGAATTCACGTTTTCCGATGAAGAGAAAGATCTCAGAAGGGCTGTGAGTGATTTCGTCCAGAAAGAGATTACCGAAAAGGATTTGAACCGACCGGAATGCATCCCCAAGGACGTGATGGAAAAAATGGGCGATTTAGGGCTTTTCGCCCTGAGAATTCCTGAGACCTTCGGTGGCAAACCAGGTAGTTGGGTTGACATCGGGATACTTGTTGAAGAGATAGCCAGAGGTAATGCTTCGCTTGCTTTTCTCACCATGTTGTTTTATGAGGTTAGCCTTCTGCTGGCAGGGTGTGGCACGCCACAGATAGCCGAGGAATGGATGCCTCGCCTTGCCAAGGGCGCAAAGTTGGGTAGCATTGCCCTGACGGAGTTAGAGTCGGGGTCTGACACAAGTATTATAACGACGCTGGCGATTAGAGATGGGAACTATTACGTAATAAACGGTGAGAAATGTCCGGTGAGTTTTGGCATGCAGGCAGATTTCACCATACTTTTTGCAAAAACGCTCGGCGAAACAGGGGCAGGTGGAATTACTGCTTTTCTGGTTCCTCTCGAACTCCCCGGTATCAAAAGAACCCCCTTCCCAAATACCGGCCTTCTTTCTTCCACCCCTGCTTCCCTTGTGTTCGACAATGTACGTATACCGGCTTACTATCGAATTGGCCGGGAAGGTGAAGGGCTTGAGATCAATCAAAAGCACGGCCTCTTCAGCGACCTGAATCAGATCCTTGCGGCGCTCGTGTCTGTTGGCGTCTGCCAGACTGCCCTACGATTGGCCGTTCTGTACGCGAGGGAAAGAGTTGCTTTTGGACGTCCTATAGCACAGTTCCAGGCCATCTCAGGCAAGATCGCTGAGGACTCTACCCTTCTGGAGGCTGGTCGGTGGTTATGTTACAGGGGGTTATACCTTAAGGACCGGGGCTTGCCTAATACGAAAGAAGCTGCCATGAGCGGCTGGTGGTGCCCAAAAGTGGCATTTGAAATAGTAGAGGATTCTCTTCTTATCCATGGTCACTCCGGATACAGTGACGATCATCCGTTCCAACAGATGCTGAGAGATGTGCTTGCTTTTCAGATGATTGCCGGGAGGGGACAGGTACTTAAGCTTTCCATCGCCCGAGATGTTATCGGTGAAGTCGCTGTTCCCGGTGAACTCGCGGGTGTGATTTAG
- a CDS encoding enoyl-CoA hydratase/isomerase family protein yields MEYKCILFEKSNSVAKIIFNRPEASNSLNREMVVEIGHALDEAERDNAVRVLVVTGKGKAFCAGADLKYAKDELSSLWAQQEFFRFANKTVIERIENLSKPVIACVNGFAFAGGYELMLACDLAVAAESAMIADQHINYGLVGPGGSTQRTTWLVGPRMAKDIILTGKRISGKEAQRIGLVNYAVAPDELESFVAKLASQLAEKSPAALRIAKSLINRALQINMSLAAELEVMSAIVNATSEDYSEGITAFNEKRKPIFKGR; encoded by the coding sequence ATGGAATATAAATGCATCCTTTTTGAGAAGAGTAATAGTGTGGCTAAAATAATTTTTAACCGGCCAGAAGCATCAAATTCTTTGAACAGAGAAATGGTAGTAGAAATTGGACATGCGCTTGATGAAGCCGAAAGAGACAATGCCGTTAGGGTGTTAGTCGTTACAGGCAAAGGAAAAGCATTCTGCGCCGGAGCGGATCTAAAATATGCGAAAGACGAGCTCAGCAGTCTGTGGGCTCAGCAAGAATTCTTTCGCTTTGCAAATAAGACCGTAATCGAACGGATTGAGAATCTTAGCAAGCCCGTCATTGCCTGCGTGAACGGTTTTGCCTTTGCCGGCGGGTACGAACTGATGCTTGCCTGTGACCTTGCTGTTGCCGCGGAAAGCGCGATGATTGCTGACCAGCACATCAACTACGGATTGGTTGGACCAGGAGGTAGCACCCAAAGAACAACGTGGCTTGTCGGACCCCGGATGGCTAAGGACATCATTCTGACCGGAAAGAGGATATCTGGTAAAGAGGCACAACGGATAGGACTGGTGAATTATGCAGTCGCTCCCGATGAACTGGAAAGTTTTGTCGCCAAGCTTGCGTCGCAACTCGCGGAAAAGAGCCCGGCGGCACTAAGAATTGCCAAAAGTCTGATCAACAGAGCTTTACAGATCAATATGTCCCTTGCGGCGGAACTGGAAGTCATGTCAGCGATTGTAAATGCTACTTCAGAGGATTACTCTGAGGGTATAACGGCCTTCAACGAGAAAAGGAAGCCAATCTTCAAGGGTAGATAG
- a CDS encoding 3-hydroxyacyl-CoA dehydrogenase NAD-binding domain-containing protein, translated as MKKVAVLGAGTMGNGIAQVFAQAGFPIAITEIEDKFLKRGIDAIKKSLSMMAKKGKISEEQASEVVARIKGTMDLKEAVQDADFVIEAIPEDLNLKQYTFRQLNDFALPHAILATNTSTISITAIASATKRPDKVIGMHFATPVPVMKGVEIIKGLDTSESTLEVAKQMVHAIGKEYYVAKDCPGFVGNRAFPLFLNEAFNSLWEGIATAEDIDKMAKLSFGHPMGPLELADFIGLDQLLKGMEYLYGELGEKYRPSPLLKQLVAAGYFGRKTGRGVFKY; from the coding sequence ATCAAGAAAGTGGCTGTTTTAGGTGCGGGAACTATGGGAAATGGTATAGCGCAGGTATTTGCGCAGGCTGGGTTCCCGATAGCAATAACGGAAATCGAGGACAAATTTCTCAAAAGAGGTATCGATGCAATCAAAAAAAGCCTGAGTATGATGGCAAAGAAAGGAAAAATATCGGAGGAACAAGCATCTGAAGTGGTGGCAAGAATCAAAGGAACCATGGACCTCAAGGAAGCTGTGCAGGATGCGGATTTTGTGATCGAGGCCATTCCTGAAGATCTTAACCTGAAACAATACACCTTTAGGCAGCTTAACGACTTTGCACTTCCACATGCAATCCTAGCAACCAATACATCGACAATAAGTATTACCGCTATCGCATCGGCGACAAAGAGACCTGACAAAGTAATCGGTATGCATTTTGCCACACCCGTGCCAGTAATGAAAGGGGTTGAGATAATTAAGGGACTCGATACTTCCGAGAGTACGCTTGAGGTTGCCAAGCAGATGGTGCATGCCATAGGGAAGGAATATTATGTCGCCAAAGACTGCCCAGGATTTGTGGGCAATCGTGCATTTCCCCTCTTTCTCAATGAGGCATTTAATTCACTCTGGGAAGGTATTGCAACTGCGGAAGATATCGACAAAATGGCGAAGCTGTCATTTGGACATCCTATGGGCCCGCTGGAATTAGCTGATTTTATTGGCTTGGATCAACTGCTTAAAGGTATGGAGTATCTCTATGGGGAGCTAGGCGAAAAATATCGCCCAAGCCCTTTGCTGAAGCAGCTCGTTGCCGCCGGATACTTCGGGCGAAAAACTGGAAGAGGAGTTTTTAAATATTAG
- a CDS encoding OB-fold domain-containing protein — protein MSDVSKGEIIISRTYPTIGLDLETVVQPGLFNYPLANGEKAALLANRCRSCGRTFFPKRSLCPECFVDGEMEEVKLDTRGIIYSTTVVTVPSPAGIKPPYAYGYVDLPANNVRVFALFAGADPRTFVPGQEVDLVVEPIMVNKQGQKVIGYKFRKVL, from the coding sequence ATGAGTGACGTGTCAAAAGGTGAGATAATTATTTCTCGTACTTATCCCACAATCGGTCTTGATCTTGAAACAGTGGTTCAACCAGGACTATTTAACTATCCCCTTGCAAACGGCGAAAAAGCTGCCCTTCTCGCTAATCGGTGCAGGAGTTGTGGAAGAACATTTTTCCCAAAACGCTCTCTTTGCCCGGAGTGTTTTGTGGATGGCGAAATGGAGGAGGTAAAACTTGATACCCGGGGTATCATTTACAGCACGACCGTCGTCACGGTCCCGTCGCCTGCAGGTATCAAACCACCCTACGCATATGGTTATGTGGATTTACCGGCAAATAATGTAAGGGTTTTTGCTCTTTTTGCCGGGGCAGACCCGAGAACATTTGTTCCTGGTCAGGAAGTTGATCTCGTGGTGGAGCCAATTATGGTGAACAAACAGGGGCAAAAGGTTATTGGATATAAATTTAGAAAAGTACTATAG
- a CDS encoding AMP-binding protein → MRVIGDIVRLNAKRFPNKKAVIMEDKYLTFLQLNQQANQLARGLVSMGLKSGDRVAVLAFNSLEWIIITYALAKCGGVIVPVNFRYKREELIYAINNSESSIVFFGQEFAAMVEDVRTGFNAMPRLIAISGEPVDAGLSLRKLMDGQSTSEPDICIDPNWPLSITYTSGTTGTPKGVQASHSAFMNIYTGMVVEGDVEDNEITLVGLPFFHVAGMHALIQPTFFRGGTAVIMGAGFDPEVVLDTVARYHITMTLWVPTQLAMLINHPAINKYNVSSLKKIWYGSSPITPPVLEGCLERFKADFYQFYGQTETGMVSVLRPEDHRGGKAQFTGREFFNSDLRFVDEDGQGVEIGEVGEIVSRQEGLGMIGYYKMDEANKATIRDGWIHTGDLARLEGNGYFTIVDRIKDMIISGAENIYPKEIEDIISRYPGVREVAVFGIPDDIYGESVCAAIVRDPGNEFTQEEVIKFCADKLSSYKKPKRVEFMNELPKNAFGKVTKNILREPFWAGRKKRI, encoded by the coding sequence ATGAGGGTTATAGGTGATATTGTCCGGTTAAATGCCAAACGATTTCCAAACAAGAAGGCTGTGATAATGGAAGACAAGTATCTCACCTTTCTCCAGTTGAATCAACAGGCTAATCAACTAGCTCGGGGACTTGTTTCGATGGGTTTAAAGTCGGGAGACAGGGTAGCTGTTTTAGCTTTCAACTCTCTTGAGTGGATTATTATTACTTACGCCCTTGCCAAATGTGGTGGGGTAATAGTACCGGTTAACTTCAGGTACAAAAGAGAGGAATTGATTTATGCAATCAACAATTCTGAAAGCAGCATCGTTTTTTTTGGGCAGGAATTTGCAGCCATGGTTGAAGATGTAAGGACAGGGTTTAATGCAATGCCTCGTCTTATTGCAATTTCTGGTGAACCCGTGGATGCAGGGCTTAGCCTGAGAAAATTAATGGACGGTCAGTCAACTTCTGAACCAGATATTTGTATAGATCCAAACTGGCCGCTCAGTATTACATATACCAGTGGAACAACAGGTACTCCAAAAGGCGTGCAGGCATCACATTCGGCATTTATGAACATCTACACAGGCATGGTAGTGGAAGGAGATGTCGAAGACAACGAGATTACGTTAGTAGGGCTTCCCTTCTTTCATGTTGCAGGCATGCACGCCCTTATACAGCCAACATTTTTCAGAGGGGGTACGGCTGTAATCATGGGCGCAGGGTTCGATCCTGAAGTAGTCCTCGATACTGTAGCACGTTATCATATCACCATGACTTTGTGGGTGCCTACCCAGTTGGCGATGTTGATTAACCACCCTGCTATCAATAAATATAATGTGTCTAGCTTGAAGAAAATATGGTATGGCTCCTCACCAATCACCCCCCCCGTTCTTGAAGGTTGTTTGGAGCGATTTAAAGCTGACTTCTATCAATTTTACGGACAGACCGAAACAGGAATGGTTTCGGTGCTTAGACCAGAAGACCACCGTGGTGGAAAAGCTCAGTTTACCGGTAGGGAATTTTTTAACTCGGATTTGAGGTTCGTCGATGAAGACGGACAGGGTGTCGAGATAGGCGAGGTGGGTGAAATCGTTTCTCGCCAGGAAGGTCTTGGCATGATTGGTTATTACAAGATGGATGAGGCTAACAAGGCAACTATCCGGGATGGCTGGATACATACCGGGGATCTGGCCAGATTGGAGGGGAACGGTTATTTCACAATTGTTGATCGCATAAAGGACATGATTATTAGCGGAGCCGAGAACATCTATCCAAAGGAAATCGAAGACATTATTAGTCGCTATCCCGGCGTAAGGGAAGTAGCAGTGTTTGGTATCCCGGATGATATATATGGTGAATCTGTATGCGCCGCAATTGTAAGGGACCCGGGAAATGAATTTACTCAGGAAGAGGTAATCAAATTCTGTGCTGATAAGCTCTCCAGTTATAAGAAGCCTAAGCGTGTGGAGTTTATGAATGAACTACCGAAAAACGCCTTCGGTAAAGTGACCAAAAATATCCTACGCGAACCCTTTTGGGCAGGCAGGAAGAAAAGAATATGA
- a CDS encoding ABC transporter ATP-binding protein — protein MIEVRKVDVYYGNIQALKNVSISVNNREIVAIIGANGSGKSTLIKAITGMVPKRSGDVHFEGRSITTLPLSQMVRLGIAVIPEGRRLFGTMSVVDNMMLGAYPQITNGGFKKVQEELQRVFELFPILKERKRQQAASLSGGEQQMLAIGRALMAKPKVILMDEPSLGLAPLMVAEIFRIVRALKDQGISILLIEQNARMSLEVSDRTYVLETGSVILDGKSAGLLKNELVRKSYLGY, from the coding sequence TTGATTGAAGTAAGAAAAGTTGATGTTTATTATGGGAATATTCAAGCCTTAAAAAACGTCTCAATTTCGGTCAATAATAGGGAAATAGTAGCGATTATTGGAGCGAATGGCTCAGGCAAATCAACCCTGATTAAGGCTATTACTGGAATGGTCCCCAAACGCTCTGGAGACGTACATTTTGAAGGTCGCTCCATCACTACATTACCATTAAGCCAAATGGTAAGATTAGGTATAGCTGTTATTCCCGAAGGCAGGAGATTATTTGGAACCATGTCGGTAGTTGACAATATGATGTTAGGCGCTTACCCTCAGATAACAAATGGTGGCTTTAAGAAGGTCCAGGAAGAACTGCAAAGAGTCTTTGAACTTTTCCCCATCCTAAAAGAAAGAAAACGGCAACAGGCAGCAAGCCTATCAGGGGGGGAGCAACAGATGTTGGCCATAGGTCGTGCTTTAATGGCAAAGCCCAAAGTCATCCTTATGGATGAACCGTCACTTGGTCTCGCCCCATTGATGGTTGCGGAAATCTTTAGAATTGTAAGGGCACTGAAAGACCAAGGGATCAGTATTCTTCTTATTGAACAGAATGCCAGGATGTCATTAGAAGTTTCCGACAGAACTTATGTGCTAGAAACGGGTAGCGTAATATTGGATGGCAAAAGCGCGGGTCTTTTGAAAAACGAATTAGTAAGAAAGTCATATCTTGGCTATTAA
- a CDS encoding ABC transporter ATP-binding protein yields the protein MLKASNVTKHFDGLTVLSEVNFGLNEGIVKGLIGPNGAGKTTLFNLISGVFCPDKGRIFFDDRDITGKSPEVIAVFGISRTFQQPQLFKSFTVLENVMLGYHHRTNAELLACSFNTRKAANERKRIRDASMEYLAAMALDKKSDRIANELPLGEQRHLEVARALAMNPKLLLLDEPASGLNDQEINIFRDMLFKIRDTGISIFIIEHRMKFLMEICDEILVLNFGVKIAEGTPREIQQSPEVIEAYLGTEESV from the coding sequence ATGCTTAAAGCGAGCAATGTTACGAAACACTTTGATGGGCTAACGGTTCTATCGGAGGTAAACTTCGGCTTGAACGAGGGTATCGTGAAAGGTCTTATAGGCCCTAATGGTGCAGGCAAAACGACACTCTTCAATCTGATTTCTGGGGTTTTTTGTCCGGACAAGGGAAGAATATTCTTTGATGACAGAGATATCACAGGAAAATCACCTGAAGTAATTGCTGTTTTTGGCATATCAAGAACATTCCAGCAACCGCAGCTATTCAAGAGTTTTACTGTACTGGAAAATGTTATGCTCGGTTACCATCACCGAACAAACGCAGAACTTCTTGCTTGTAGCTTTAACACTCGAAAAGCTGCAAATGAAAGGAAAAGAATACGCGATGCCAGTATGGAATACCTGGCAGCAATGGCCCTCGATAAAAAATCCGATAGGATTGCAAATGAGCTACCGCTCGGGGAGCAGCGGCACCTTGAGGTTGCTCGAGCTTTGGCAATGAATCCAAAATTACTTCTCCTTGACGAGCCGGCATCAGGATTGAACGATCAAGAGATAAATATTTTCCGCGACATGCTTTTTAAGATTCGAGACACTGGCATTAGTATTTTTATTATTGAACACAGAATGAAATTCCTGATGGAAATTTGCGACGAGATCCTGGTTCTAAATTTTGGGGTCAAGATAGCGGAAGGAACACCGAGAGAAATACAACAATCGCCGGAAGTTATTGAAGCCTACTTGGGAACGGAGGAAAGTGTTTGA